One stretch of Rosistilla oblonga DNA includes these proteins:
- a CDS encoding DNA-3-methyladenine glycosylase family protein: protein MSLSLLSQVDRLMAKRLQIEAAIAHLRGADPIMAEIIENVGPCSMRQEKDRFRMLVRSIISQQISTGAARSIRMRLEELVGPDGLTADNLARFSVDQLRTAGISAQKGKYLQDLTTKVVDGELKLQRIGRFSDAEIIDQLTIVKGIGKWTAQMFLIFSLGRLDVYPHDDLGVRSAIKKRYGLDDLPDHSTGHAIAAKWRPFASIASWYCWQSLDHDKRVAADGQ from the coding sequence TTGTCCCTTTCCTTACTCAGCCAGGTCGACCGTTTGATGGCAAAACGTTTGCAGATCGAAGCCGCGATAGCGCATCTGCGTGGTGCCGATCCGATCATGGCTGAGATTATCGAAAACGTTGGGCCGTGTTCGATGCGGCAGGAGAAGGATCGATTTCGGATGCTTGTCCGGTCGATCATCTCGCAGCAAATCTCCACTGGCGCGGCCCGTTCGATTCGGATGCGGTTGGAGGAACTGGTCGGCCCCGATGGACTGACCGCCGACAACCTGGCTCGGTTTTCGGTCGACCAACTGCGGACGGCGGGAATCTCGGCGCAGAAGGGGAAGTACCTGCAGGACCTGACAACCAAAGTGGTCGATGGTGAGTTGAAGCTACAGCGAATCGGACGCTTTAGCGACGCGGAGATCATCGACCAGTTGACGATCGTCAAAGGGATCGGAAAGTGGACGGCCCAGATGTTCCTGATCTTCTCGCTGGGTAGATTGGATGTCTACCCACACGATGATCTCGGCGTGCGATCTGCAATCAAGAAACGTTACGGCTTGGATGATCTGCCCGATCACTCGACCGGGCATGCGATCGCTGCAAAGTGGCGTCCGTTTGCGTCGATCGCCAGTTGGTACTGTTGGCAATCGCTAGATCATGACAAGCGAGTTGCGGCCGACGGACAATAG
- a CDS encoding cell surface protein, with protein MSEANQQAQAPAGTQQAQTSSTATSGSMHKYLDRALNVLDKFGLSKREDTPQEMIHLLESVKHVDEARVLAIAEVIQHMSTFNQLVRENVENIQVGKRYLEITQMFDSVREDSKMLIAQLDDGRIGFTEKWQNWWMKIRRGTPSDRFDKIIDVYRDVTTDTKDQLSREEAIMDGYIDFRFALKEAEVLASELLDKHGPTLAAAQESLAAAQTAVDEFQGEDEGSRSRLELARDEARQKFEEEDRTFQLLKDIAENLSIGYDVGETLITKLKQTHDVKDRVFRRSVTFFTTNEHVFTILGTVYTSQQGLHEVTQATEAMKEGVNKGLEDVADLGRELERAALKAGYGSTVDPESVQKLVDAISDFQIESLTMITELRKESEESTRQIRAVVEKGKKRFQETVARHAQQAEAKKF; from the coding sequence ATGAGCGAAGCAAATCAACAAGCGCAAGCACCTGCTGGAACGCAGCAGGCCCAAACCTCGTCGACTGCGACAAGCGGTTCGATGCACAAGTATCTCGATCGCGCGTTGAACGTGTTGGACAAGTTTGGATTGTCGAAGCGGGAGGACACGCCGCAGGAGATGATCCATTTGCTCGAGAGCGTCAAACATGTCGATGAGGCTCGCGTTTTGGCGATCGCTGAAGTCATTCAGCATATGAGCACGTTCAACCAATTGGTCCGCGAGAACGTCGAAAACATCCAGGTTGGAAAACGCTATCTGGAAATCACGCAGATGTTCGATTCGGTTCGCGAGGACAGCAAGATGCTGATCGCCCAACTGGATGATGGGCGGATCGGATTTACGGAAAAGTGGCAGAACTGGTGGATGAAGATTCGCCGCGGAACGCCATCGGATCGGTTCGATAAGATCATCGACGTCTACCGCGATGTGACGACCGATACGAAGGATCAACTCAGCCGCGAAGAAGCGATCATGGATGGCTACATCGATTTCCGCTTCGCTCTTAAAGAGGCGGAGGTCTTGGCGAGCGAACTGTTGGATAAACATGGGCCTACGTTGGCGGCGGCGCAGGAATCGTTGGCCGCAGCGCAAACGGCGGTCGACGAATTCCAAGGTGAAGACGAAGGCAGCCGCTCGCGGCTAGAACTGGCTCGCGACGAAGCGCGTCAAAAATTTGAGGAGGAGGATCGGACGTTCCAACTGCTCAAGGATATCGCTGAAAACCTTTCGATCGGTTACGACGTCGGCGAGACGTTGATCACCAAGTTGAAGCAGACGCACGACGTTAAGGATCGCGTCTTCCGCCGCTCGGTCACCTTCTTCACGACCAACGAGCACGTCTTCACGATTCTCGGAACGGTTTATACGTCGCAACAGGGACTGCACGAAGTCACGCAGGCGACCGAAGCGATGAAAGAAGGCGTCAACAAGGGGCTCGAAGACGTCGCAGATCTCGGTCGCGAACTGGAGCGAGCGGCGTTGAAGGCCGGTTACGGTTCGACTGTCGATCCCGAATCGGTACAAAAGCTTGTCGATGCGATCAGCGACTTCCAGATCGAATCGCTGACGATGATCACCGAACTGCGGAAAGAGAGCGAAGAGAGCACTCGGCAGATTCGCGCGGTCGTCGAGAAGGGGAAGAAACGCTTCCAGGAAACCGTCGCTCGGCATGCTCAACAAGCCGAAGCCAAGAAGTTTTAA
- a CDS encoding dockerin type I domain-containing protein, translating into MFLRQRSNRKPSRRQRLQRRVLSRGFEQLDARRVLAAITGVVYADLDLSGVQETGETGLEDRIVYIDQNHNDRLDTSEPYRRTNSSGAFEFQDLSTATGHTLRMFDGSGTQNITSPGSGDVLVVFESDESVVDVSFGVEVIGENEAPTSDPVDFESKQGLSFLLMFPNGLVWKYGSDAPNHTFVAIQTSESENGNIAIDLSGGARYTALEDFVGQDVATYVLHDGRNASDPLTMTVDVIAKDAPLQGVVVEGDPLSEHAPEGTEIGNLKVLTPGLHGNVRFETDDPRVRIEGNLLILADPEAINFEWQPELRVPIRLIDLETNEEISQPEVVIQIADEDDPVTMITGPEYGDTTEYAMGTEFGFVVAEDEDSWQMHEFNVDDSRFEVDGNILKLRDDESLSYPEDDGLVINVSVDDSASGGDPVSTSVTITVYNVNDPPTAVNVSGELRERTFGGHVGPVTVVDPDPSDGYIFTISDSRFEVVDGILKLLDDTSVVYNPSSPSISLTITATETTDAQYSVDSEVTISIIENPSPWQNLPESLDVNNDGVITPQDVLIILNSLNEGGPRPLGDPFDGGNYIDVNGDGLLTPLDALLVINELNSISNLRTTPGGGFPPIGEAEQQPGEPLPVEGEKIVVSPKTVPEGESQPHRNYFASPVASQQLLADDSFGEDEDWLEPSLDDLFV; encoded by the coding sequence ATGTTTTTACGACAACGATCGAATCGGAAACCATCGCGTCGACAACGGCTTCAGCGACGCGTTCTTTCGCGCGGCTTTGAACAGCTCGACGCCCGCCGCGTTCTCGCCGCGATCACCGGCGTCGTCTATGCCGATCTCGATCTCTCCGGCGTTCAGGAGACTGGCGAAACCGGCCTCGAAGATCGGATCGTCTACATCGATCAGAACCACAACGATCGCCTGGACACGTCCGAGCCCTACCGCCGCACTAATTCTTCGGGGGCCTTTGAATTCCAAGACCTCAGCACCGCAACCGGACACACGTTGCGGATGTTCGACGGATCTGGAACCCAAAACATTACCAGCCCCGGCTCCGGGGACGTGCTTGTCGTTTTCGAATCGGACGAAAGCGTGGTCGACGTCAGCTTTGGCGTCGAGGTGATCGGGGAAAACGAAGCGCCAACGTCCGACCCCGTCGACTTCGAATCGAAGCAAGGGCTCTCGTTCCTGCTGATGTTCCCCAACGGTTTGGTCTGGAAATATGGCTCCGATGCCCCCAACCACACGTTTGTTGCGATCCAGACATCGGAATCGGAAAACGGCAACATCGCGATCGATCTGTCCGGCGGTGCTCGCTACACCGCGTTGGAAGATTTTGTTGGCCAAGATGTCGCAACCTACGTCCTGCACGATGGCCGCAATGCGTCGGATCCGCTGACGATGACCGTCGATGTGATCGCCAAAGACGCACCGTTGCAAGGTGTGGTCGTCGAAGGAGACCCGTTGTCCGAACACGCTCCCGAGGGGACGGAGATCGGCAACCTCAAGGTGCTCACTCCTGGCTTGCACGGGAACGTTCGCTTTGAAACCGACGACCCGCGAGTTCGGATCGAGGGGAATCTGTTGATCCTTGCCGATCCCGAGGCGATCAATTTTGAGTGGCAACCGGAACTGCGGGTCCCTATCCGGCTGATCGATCTCGAAACGAATGAAGAGATATCGCAACCCGAGGTGGTGATCCAGATCGCCGATGAAGACGATCCCGTCACGATGATCACCGGTCCCGAATACGGCGATACGACCGAATACGCGATGGGCACCGAGTTTGGGTTTGTCGTCGCCGAAGACGAAGATTCCTGGCAGATGCATGAATTCAATGTCGACGACAGCCGGTTCGAAGTCGACGGCAACATCCTGAAGCTGCGCGATGATGAATCGCTCTCTTATCCCGAAGATGACGGCTTGGTGATCAACGTCTCAGTCGACGACTCGGCCAGCGGCGGCGATCCCGTGTCGACATCGGTCACAATCACCGTCTACAACGTCAACGACCCGCCAACCGCAGTCAACGTCAGCGGCGAATTGCGAGAACGCACCTTCGGCGGACACGTCGGCCCCGTGACTGTCGTCGATCCCGATCCCAGCGACGGCTACATCTTTACGATCAGCGACTCGCGTTTCGAAGTCGTCGACGGAATCCTGAAGCTTCTGGACGACACCTCGGTCGTCTACAATCCCAGCTCCCCTTCGATTTCCTTGACGATCACCGCCACGGAAACGACCGACGCCCAGTATTCGGTCGATTCCGAAGTCACGATCTCGATCATCGAAAATCCCTCGCCGTGGCAGAACCTGCCCGAGAGTCTCGACGTCAATAACGACGGAGTGATCACGCCGCAGGACGTTCTGATCATCCTCAATTCGCTGAACGAAGGCGGCCCGCGTCCGTTAGGCGATCCTTTCGACGGCGGCAACTATATCGACGTCAACGGCGATGGTCTGCTGACGCCATTAGATGCCCTATTGGTGATCAACGAACTGAATTCAATCAGCAACCTGCGGACCACTCCCGGTGGCGGATTCCCGCCGATCGGTGAAGCGGAACAACAGCCGGGCGAGCCGTTACCGGTCGAAGGCGAAAAGATTGTCGTCTCGCCGAAGACCGTTCCCGAAGGCGAATCGCAACCGCACCGTAACTACTTTGCCAGCCCGGTAGCATCTCAACAACTGTTGGCTGACGATTCCTTCGGCGAGGATGAGGACTGGCTGGAACCGAGTCTCGACGACCTGTTCGTCTAA